The proteins below come from a single Oerskovia jenensis genomic window:
- a CDS encoding CoA transferase subunit A, with amino-acid sequence MTIAVGGFGLCGIPSDLIEAVRDSGVRGLTVVSNNMGVDGKGLGLLLESDQVDKVLSSYVGENKLFAQRYLDGDLEVEFVPQGTLAERLRAGGAGIPAFYTATGVGTPVAEGKPVEEFDGRRYVLERGIVADLALVHAHRADPYGNLTYRFTARNFNPLVATAGRVTVVEAEILLDQPLDPDVVVTPGIFVDRLVPARARVKDIEQRTVRPRAVGVGAPTPAGKDA; translated from the coding sequence ATGACGATCGCGGTCGGCGGGTTCGGCCTGTGCGGCATCCCGTCCGACCTCATCGAGGCCGTGCGCGACTCGGGCGTGCGCGGGCTGACCGTCGTGTCCAACAACATGGGCGTCGACGGCAAGGGGCTCGGGCTGCTGCTCGAGAGCGACCAGGTCGACAAGGTCCTGTCGTCGTACGTCGGGGAGAACAAGCTGTTCGCGCAGCGGTACCTCGACGGCGACCTCGAGGTCGAGTTCGTGCCGCAGGGCACGCTCGCCGAGCGGCTGCGCGCGGGGGGCGCGGGCATCCCCGCGTTCTACACCGCCACGGGCGTGGGGACCCCGGTCGCCGAGGGCAAGCCCGTCGAGGAGTTCGACGGGCGCCGCTACGTCCTCGAACGCGGCATCGTCGCCGACCTCGCCCTGGTGCACGCGCACCGCGCCGACCCCTACGGCAACCTCACCTACCGGTTCACGGCCCGCAACTTCAACCCGCTCGTCGCGACCGCCGGGCGCGTCACGGTCGTCGAGGCCGAGATCCTCCTGGACCAGCCCCTCGACCCCGACGTCGTCGTCACGCCCGGGATCTTCGTCGACCGGCTCGTGCCCGCGCGGGCGCGGGTCAAGGACATCGAGCAGCGCACGGTGCGGCCGCGCGCCGTCGGGGTCGGCGCGCCGACCCCCGCAGGAAAGGACGCCTGA
- a CDS encoding 3-oxoacid CoA-transferase subunit B, which translates to MPWDRDEMAAIAAAELRDGDYVNLGIGIPTLVANHLPPGVSITLQSENGMLGIGPFPVEGDEDADLINAGKQTVTALPGASYFDSATSFAMIRGGHVDIAILGALEVSETGDLANWTVPGKLVKGMGGAMDLVAGTPRIVVLMDHVARDGSPKLRHECALPLTGEGVVDRIITDRAVFDVLPGDVSEPAGTPGHAGSDNPGRRLVLRAVAPDVTLDEVRDATEASYVVGLENAGATAPAGQEES; encoded by the coding sequence ATGCCCTGGGACCGGGACGAGATGGCCGCGATCGCCGCGGCCGAGCTGCGCGACGGCGACTACGTCAACCTCGGGATCGGCATCCCCACGCTCGTCGCGAACCACCTGCCGCCCGGCGTCTCGATCACGCTGCAGAGCGAGAACGGGATGCTGGGCATCGGGCCGTTCCCGGTCGAGGGCGACGAGGACGCCGACCTGATCAACGCGGGCAAGCAGACCGTCACGGCCCTGCCGGGAGCGAGCTACTTCGACTCCGCGACGTCGTTCGCCATGATCCGCGGCGGGCACGTCGACATCGCGATCCTCGGGGCCCTGGAGGTCTCCGAGACGGGGGACCTGGCCAACTGGACCGTGCCCGGGAAGCTCGTCAAGGGCATGGGCGGGGCCATGGACCTCGTCGCGGGCACACCCCGGATCGTCGTGCTCATGGACCACGTCGCGCGCGACGGGTCGCCCAAGCTCCGGCACGAGTGTGCGCTGCCCCTCACGGGCGAGGGCGTGGTGGACCGCATCATCACGGACCGTGCGGTCTTCGACGTCCTGCCCGGCGACGTGTCAGAACCAGCGGGGACTCCAGGTCACGCTGGTTCTGACAACCCGGGGCGGCGTCTCGTGCTGCGCGCCGTCGCGCCCGACGTGACCCTCGACGAGGTACGCGACGCGACCGAGGCGAGCTACGTCGTCGGGCTGGAGAACGCGGGGGCCACCGCCCCGGCAGGACAGGAGGAGTCATGA
- a CDS encoding acetyl-CoA C-acyltransferase: protein MTVVVGYARTPFVRFNGAFATVPAAVLGAHALGAALADAGITPDDVELVLAGQVLQGGAGQNPARQAAVGAGVPYSVPAMTLNAVCLSGMEAVVQAHRLIAAGEAQVVVAVGQESMSLAPHAWVGSRAGQKFGDVTLVDTLAHDGLRDAFERESMGLSTERHGEGLAIGREAQDAFAASSHARAAAAADFLRGEIAPFQTPGRGGRLVDADDGVRADTTVEVLARLRPAFREDGTITAGNASQISDGAAALVLVSDEEAARRGLSGARLLGHALVAGPDVSLHAQPANAILAACGRAGLAIDELSAIEINEAFAAVALASTDLLGVDPAIVDANGGAIALGHPIGASGARIVGHLARRLAALGGDAVGAAALCGGGGQGSAVVLQG from the coding sequence ATGACCGTCGTCGTGGGGTACGCGCGCACCCCGTTCGTGCGCTTCAACGGGGCCTTCGCGACCGTGCCCGCCGCGGTCCTGGGGGCTCACGCGCTGGGTGCGGCGCTCGCGGACGCGGGCATCACGCCCGACGACGTCGAGCTCGTCCTCGCCGGGCAGGTGCTCCAGGGCGGGGCCGGCCAGAACCCCGCCCGGCAGGCCGCCGTCGGTGCGGGCGTGCCCTATTCGGTGCCCGCGATGACGCTCAACGCGGTGTGCCTGTCGGGCATGGAGGCCGTGGTGCAGGCGCACCGGCTGATCGCCGCGGGCGAGGCGCAGGTCGTCGTGGCCGTGGGGCAGGAGTCCATGAGCCTCGCACCGCACGCGTGGGTCGGGTCGCGCGCGGGCCAGAAGTTCGGGGACGTGACGCTCGTGGACACGCTCGCGCACGACGGGCTGCGCGACGCGTTCGAGCGGGAGTCGATGGGGCTCAGCACCGAGCGGCACGGCGAGGGGCTCGCGATCGGCCGGGAGGCGCAGGACGCGTTCGCGGCTTCGTCGCACGCGCGGGCCGCCGCAGCCGCGGACTTCCTGCGGGGCGAGATCGCGCCCTTCCAGACGCCCGGGCGCGGGGGCCGGCTCGTCGACGCGGACGACGGCGTGCGCGCCGACACCACGGTCGAGGTCCTCGCACGGCTCCGCCCCGCCTTCCGCGAGGACGGCACGATCACGGCCGGGAACGCCTCGCAGATCTCCGACGGCGCCGCGGCCCTCGTGCTCGTGAGCGACGAGGAGGCCGCGCGGCGCGGGCTGAGCGGCGCACGGCTCCTCGGGCACGCGCTCGTCGCCGGGCCCGACGTCTCGCTGCACGCGCAGCCCGCGAACGCGATCCTCGCCGCCTGCGGGCGCGCCGGTCTCGCGATCGACGAGCTGTCCGCGATCGAGATCAACGAGGCGTTCGCCGCGGTGGCCCTCGCGTCGACGGACCTGCTGGGCGTCGACCCGGCGATCGTCGACGCGAACGGCGGTGCGATCGCGCTCGGGCACCCCATCGGGGCGTCGGGCGCTCGGATCGTGGGTCACCTGGCGCGGCGGCTCGCGGCGCTCGGCGGCGACGCCGTGGGCGCGGCGGCCCTGTGCGGCGGCGGGGGGCAGGGGTCGGCGGTGGTGCTGCAGGGGTGA